Proteins encoded by one window of Actinocorallia herbida:
- the dprA gene encoding DNA-processing protein DprA: MEDERVARVWLSGVCEPGDASVWRLVREVGAAEAVAAIQRGRVPRGSGATEKKVVGWGMRAGAFDLEGALFICAQFGGRVVCPGDAEWPSTLDQLGEAAPLLLWVRGSVDLRAVCLRSVAVVGARAASPYGLRAAADLGAELADRGWTVVSGGALGVDGAAHRGVLAADGTTVAVLASGVDVAYPPRHEAMFGEIAAAGLLVSEWPPTVHPTRPRFLVRNRVIAALTKGTVVVEADLRSGALNTAHHARSLGRHLMAYPGPVTSLMSRGCHELLRATPPHTRLVTCAADVLEEVGPIGEGLDRPDGRPVLPRDHLDPDTRAVLEAVPAGSRGAPTHAIAVAASLDLPTTRSRLALLAATGFIDRTRSGWRLRTPHTPPL, encoded by the coding sequence ATGGAGGACGAGAGGGTGGCGCGGGTCTGGCTCAGTGGGGTGTGCGAGCCGGGGGACGCGAGCGTGTGGCGGTTGGTGCGGGAGGTCGGGGCGGCGGAGGCCGTCGCGGCGATTCAGCGGGGGAGGGTGCCCCGGGGGAGCGGGGCCACGGAGAAGAAGGTGGTGGGGTGGGGGATGCGGGCGGGGGCGTTCGATCTGGAAGGGGCGCTGTTCATCTGCGCGCAGTTCGGCGGGCGGGTCGTGTGCCCGGGAGACGCGGAGTGGCCCTCCACCCTCGACCAGCTCGGTGAGGCGGCGCCGCTGCTGCTGTGGGTGCGGGGCTCCGTCGACCTGCGGGCGGTGTGCCTGAGATCCGTCGCGGTCGTCGGGGCGCGGGCGGCGAGCCCCTACGGGCTGCGCGCCGCCGCGGACCTCGGGGCCGAGCTCGCCGACCGCGGCTGGACCGTGGTGAGCGGCGGCGCCCTCGGCGTCGACGGGGCCGCCCACCGGGGCGTGCTCGCGGCCGACGGCACCACGGTCGCCGTCCTGGCCAGCGGCGTCGACGTGGCCTACCCGCCCCGGCACGAGGCGATGTTCGGCGAGATCGCCGCGGCGGGGCTGCTGGTGAGCGAGTGGCCGCCGACGGTCCATCCGACGCGGCCGAGGTTCCTCGTCCGCAACCGGGTCATCGCCGCGCTCACCAAGGGGACCGTGGTGGTCGAGGCGGACCTGCGCAGCGGCGCGCTCAACACGGCCCACCACGCCCGCTCGCTGGGCAGGCACCTCATGGCCTATCCGGGGCCGGTCACCTCGCTGATGTCCCGCGGCTGCCACGAGCTGCTCCGCGCGACCCCGCCGCACACCAGGCTCGTCACCTGCGCCGCCGACGTGCTGGAGGAGGTCGGCCCCATCGGCGAGGGACTGGACCGCCCCGACGGCCGCCCCGTCCTCCCCCGCGACCACCTGGACCCCGACACCAGGGCGGTCCTGGAGGCGGTCCCCGCAGGCTCCCGAGGCGCCCCCACCCACGCCATAGCCGTCGCCGCCTCCCTCGACCTCCCCACCACCCGAAGCCGCCTGGCCCTCCTGGCCGCCACCGGCTTCATTGACCGCACCCGGTCCGGCTGGCGCCTCCGCACCCCCCACACCCCACCCCTCTGA
- a CDS encoding RNA polymerase sigma factor: MTAPGSAGGPPADPSRAVEAVWRLEAGRIIAGLVRLTGDVGLAEELAQDALLAALERWPRDGVPANPGGWLALTARNRALDLLRRRRVHERKVAELGRDLSDAPGPDLDAALDDPVGDDLLRLIFIACHPVLRPEGRAALTLRLLGGLTTEEVARAFLISEAAASQRIVRAKRTLAERGVPYELPTAADLPERLTSVLGVVYLIFNEGYSATAGTDWTRPSLCEEAMRLARLLAGLLPDEPETHGLQALTELHGSRLPARAAPDGSPVLLPDQDRRRWDRLLIRRGMAALERAAASGPPGRYTLQAAIAACHATSPSFPETDWPRITALYAQLSARWPSPVVTLNHAMAVSMSEGPEQALAMLAPLTTTLPDSPHLSAARADLLARLGRTSEARTAYLQAARKTQNPQEKSLYLQKSRSP, from the coding sequence GTGACCGCGCCAGGATCGGCCGGCGGCCCGCCGGCCGATCCTTCGCGTGCCGTCGAGGCGGTGTGGCGGCTGGAGGCGGGCCGCATCATCGCCGGGCTCGTCCGCCTCACCGGGGACGTCGGCCTCGCGGAGGAACTCGCCCAGGACGCGCTCCTCGCCGCGCTCGAGCGCTGGCCCCGCGACGGCGTCCCGGCCAACCCCGGCGGCTGGCTCGCGCTCACCGCGCGCAACCGGGCCCTGGACCTGCTGCGCCGCCGCCGCGTCCACGAGCGCAAGGTCGCCGAGCTCGGCAGGGATCTCTCCGACGCCCCCGGACCCGACCTCGACGCCGCGCTCGACGACCCCGTCGGCGACGACCTCCTGCGGCTGATCTTCATCGCGTGCCATCCCGTCCTGCGGCCCGAGGGCAGGGCCGCGCTCACGCTCCGCCTCCTCGGCGGCCTGACCACCGAGGAGGTGGCCAGGGCGTTCCTGATCTCCGAGGCCGCCGCCTCCCAGCGCATCGTCCGGGCCAAGCGGACCCTCGCGGAGCGGGGCGTGCCCTACGAGCTCCCGACGGCCGCCGACCTCCCCGAGCGCCTCACCTCCGTCCTCGGCGTGGTCTACCTGATCTTCAACGAGGGCTACTCGGCGACCGCCGGGACCGACTGGACCCGTCCGTCCCTGTGCGAGGAGGCGATGCGCCTGGCGCGCCTGCTCGCCGGGCTGCTGCCCGACGAGCCGGAGACCCACGGCCTCCAGGCCCTCACCGAGCTGCACGGCTCCCGCCTGCCCGCCCGCGCCGCGCCCGACGGCTCCCCCGTCCTCCTCCCCGACCAGGACCGCCGCCGCTGGGACCGCCTCCTCATCCGCAGGGGCATGGCCGCCCTGGAGCGCGCCGCCGCGTCCGGCCCTCCCGGCCGCTACACCCTCCAGGCCGCCATCGCCGCCTGCCACGCGACCTCGCCCTCCTTCCCCGAAACCGACTGGCCCCGCATCACCGCCCTCTACGCCCAGCTCTCCGCCCGCTGGCCCTCCCCCGTGGTCACCCTGAACCACGCCATGGCCGTCTCCATGTCCGAAGGCCCGGAACAAGCCCTCGCCATGCTCGCCCCCCTCACCACGACCCTCCCCGACTCCCCCCATCTCTCCGCCGCCCGCGCCGACCTCCTGGCCCGTCTGGGCCGCACCTCCGAAGCCCGCACCGCCTACCTCCAAGCCGCCCGGAAGACCCAGAACCCCCAAGAGAAATCCCTCTACCTCCAAAAATCCCGATCCCCCTGA
- a CDS encoding YciI family protein, whose amino-acid sequence MRYLVTLKSGPMDAPPPQALMDAILALGAEATASGALLDTAGLAPSAMGGARVALADGEITVTDGPFAETKEMISYALYQVRDRAEAVEWAARFLRLHRDLWPDWEGEADVLSVFTAP is encoded by the coding sequence ATGCGCTATCTCGTCACCTTGAAGAGCGGGCCGATGGACGCGCCCCCGCCGCAGGCCCTGATGGACGCCATCCTCGCGCTCGGCGCGGAGGCGACGGCCTCCGGCGCGCTGCTGGACACCGCCGGGCTGGCCCCCAGCGCCATGGGCGGCGCCCGGGTTGCGCTCGCCGACGGCGAGATCACCGTCACCGACGGACCGTTCGCCGAGACCAAAGAGATGATCAGCTACGCGCTCTACCAGGTGCGCGACCGGGCCGAAGCGGTCGAGTGGGCCGCCAGGTTCCTCCGGCTGCACCGCGACCTGTGGCCCGACTGGGAAGGGGAGGCGGACGTCCTCTCCGTGTTCACCGCGCCGTGA